A single Oryza brachyantha chromosome 8, ObraRS2, whole genome shotgun sequence DNA region contains:
- the LOC102712101 gene encoding phosphatidylinositol/phosphatidylcholine transfer protein SFH13-like: protein MSVRRRSESMEFSFDERKDRRSDVENSEDERRRLSIGSLKKKALNASNKLTHSLKKRGKRKVENRPSFTIEDVRDEEEERAVFTFQQELFSRSLLPDKHNDYHMLLRFLKARKFDTEKAIQMWAEMLQWRKEFGADTILEDFNFEELDDVLCHYPQGYHGVDRQGRPVYIERLGKVEPNKLMHITTVDRYMKYHVQEFERAFHEKFPACSIAAKRHIDSTTTILDVDGVGLKNFSKTARDMLGRMQKIDSDYYPETLHQMFVVNAGNGFKLLWNTVKGFLDPKTASKIHVLGTKFHGKLLEVIDASQLPEFLGGTCTCAAEGGCLKSNKGPWNDPNIMKLAHNKEAKFTRHTRRLSEIEQRRGSFARLHLLKGRSSDTSTVESGSDVDDLSSPMMRRPVECSRLAPVREEMQIRARDSAAYYSCDDHFVVVDKTVDYGRGGAMPDKSKTSTPEVRAQAQPFGTSTTSYTTGSSSNRSSIPSSNRSSTVAPKEITDDGILYRFVRLLLALIVKAFAFFHIAYGQQDTPVSNPLPPAEPEPVSDDHPAVDTFSADNISPVIERLQRLEGKVDELGNKPREIPLEKERSLLESWDRIKCIESDLERTKKVLQATVMKQLEIAESIEEVIRSQLRRRRFCA from the exons ATGTCAG TTCGACGCCGATCAGAGAGCATGGAGTTCTCGTTTGATGAGAGGAAAGATCGAAGGTCAGATGTGGAGAACTCAGAGGACGAGCGGAGAAGGTTGTCCATTGGGTCACTCAAGAAGAAGGCGCTGAATGCGTCGAACAAGCTAACACATTCACTAAAGAAGAGGGGGAAGAGAAAGGTGGAGAATCGGCCCTCATTCACAATTGAAGATGTCAGGGATGAAGAAGAGGAGCGTGCTGTCTTCACCTTCCAGCAAGAGCTTTTTAGCAGGAGCTTGCTGCCTGACAAGCACAATGATTACCACATGCTGCTGAG GTTTTTGAAGGCTAGGAAATTCGACACGGAGAAAGCCATTCAAATGTGGGCTGAGATGCTCCAGTGGAGGAAAGAATTTGGCGCAGACACAATACTAGAG GATTTCAATTTTGAAGAGCTGGACGATGTTCTTTGCCATTATCCTCAGGGTTACCATGGAGTTGACAGGCAGGGAAGACCTGTATACATAGAAAGGCTAGGGAAAGTTGAACCAAACAAACTGATGCACATTACTACAGTTGACCGCTACATGAAGTATCATGTACAAGAGTTTGAGAGAGCATTCCACGAAAAGTTTCCAGCATGCTCTATTGCAGCAAAAAGGCATATTGATTCTACTACGACCATACTAGATGTTGATGGTGTG GGTCTTAAGAACTTCAGCAAAACAGCAAGGGACATGCTAGGTAGAATGCAGAAGATTGATAGTGACTATTATCCTGAG ACACTGCATCAGATGTTTGTTGTGAATGCTGGTAATGGTTTCAAGCTACTCTGGAATACAGTGAAAGGCTTTCTTGATCCCAAAACGGCCTCAAAGATACAT GTTTTGGGAACAAAATTCCATGGCAAACTTCTTGAAGTAATAGATGCAAG TCAACTTCCTGAATTTTTGGGTGGAACATGCACTTGTGCCGCTGAGGGAGGATGCCTCAAGTCTAACAAAGGCCCATGGAATGATCCTAATATTATGAAG CTTGCGCATAACAAGGAGGCCAAATTTACAAGACATACTCGGCGCTTGTCTGAGATTGAGCAGCGAAGGGGTTCATTTGCTAGGCTACATCTTTTGAAG GGTAGAAGCAGTGACACATCAACAGTTGAGTCTGGATCAGATGTTGATGATCTCAGTTCTCCTATGATGAGAAGACCAGTGGAATGTAGTCGATTAGCTCCAGTTCGTGAAGAA ATGCAGATCAGAGCACGAGACTCTGCAGCTTACTACAGCTGCGATGACCACTTTGTTGTGGTAGACAAAACCGTCGACTATGGTAGAGGAGGAGCAATGCCTGATAAAAGTAAAACCAGTACACCAGAAGTAAGAGCTCAAGCTCAGCCTTTTGGAACTAGCACAACATCATATACAACAG GTTCCTCAAGCAACAGAAGCAGTATCCCCTCAAGCAACAGAAGCAGTACAGTAGCACCTAAAGAGATCACGGATGACGGAATTCTCTACCGATTTGTCAGATTACTGCTGGCCCTGATTGTGAAAGCTTTTGCCTTCTTCCACATAGCGTATGGTCAGCAGGACACACCGGTCAGCAACCCCCTGCCTCCAGCTGAGCCTGAACCAGTCTCTGATGATCATCCAGCAGTTGATACTTTCAGTGCCGACAACATCAGCCCTGTCATCGAGCGGCTCCAGAGGCTCGAGGGTAAGGTCGATGAGCTTGGCAACAAGCCCCGAGAGATTCCCCTGGAGAAAGAACGCTCCCTTTTGGAATCATGGGATAGGATAAAATGCATCGAATCGGATCTTGAACGGACAAAGAAG GTGCTGCAAGCTACCGTGATGAAGCAACTGGAAATCGCAGAATCAATTGAGGAGGTGATTAGATCACAGCTAAGG AGACGAAGATTTTGTGCGTAA
- the LOC102715229 gene encoding brassinosteroid LRR receptor kinase BRL3: protein MSRNQLSDAGLLSYSLAGCHGIQYLNLSANQFTGNLPELASCSEVAVLDLSWNAMSGILPPRFVAMAPANLTYLNIAGNNFSGDISRYEFGGCANLTLLDWSYNRLSSVGLPRSLANCHRLETLDMSGNKFLSGPIPVFLGELQTLRRLTLAGNQFTGEIPDKLSILCKTLVELDLSSNHLSGSLPASFGQCGLLQVLDLGNNQLSGDFINTVIINISSLRVLRLPFNNITGANPLPVLASRCPLLEVIDLGSNEFDGEIMPDLCLSLPSLRKLILPNNYINGRVPPSLGNCVNLESIDLSFNLLVGQIPPEILFLPKLVDLVIWANNLSGEIPDKFCFNSTTLETLVISYNSFTGSIPQSITRCVNLIWVSLAGNLLAESIPSGFGNLQNLAILQLNNNSLSGNVPAELGSCSNLIWLDLNSNDLTGTIPPQLAAQAGLITGAIVSGKQFAFLRNEAGNICPGAGVLFEFLDIRPERLANFPAVHLCSSTRIYTGMTVYTFRNNGSMIFLDLSYNSLTGTIPASFGNMTYLEVLNLGHNELTGTIPDAFTGLKGIGALDLSHNHLTGVIPPGFGYLHFLADFDVSNNNLTGEIPTSGQLITFPASRYENNSGLCGVPLNPCVHNTGTSDLPQTYGHRNITRQSVFLAVTLSVLILFSFLVIHYKLWRTHKNKTKEIQGGYTENLPGSSKSSWKLSGIGEPLSINMAIFENPLRKLTFADLHEATNGFSSETLIGSGGFGEVYKAKLKDGNVVAVKKLMHFTGQGDREFTAEMETIGKIKHRNLVPLLGYCKIGDERLLVYEYMKHGSLDFVLHDKAEANVNLNWAARKKIAISSARGLAFLHHSCVPHIIHRDMKSSNVLLDGNFDAYVSDFGMARLMNALDSHLTVSMLSGTPGYVPPEYCQDFRCTTKGDVYSYGVVLLELLTGKKPIDPAEFGDNNLVGWVKQMMGEDRCSEIYDPTLMSTTSGELELYQYLKIACRCLDDQPICRPTMIQVMTLFKELQVDSGSNFLDDFSLISTNIEESSEKSL from the coding sequence ATGTCGCGCAACCAGTTGTCAGATGCCGGCTTGTTGAGCTACTCCCTGGCCGGCTGCCATGGGATTCAGTACCTCAACCTTTCAGCCAACCAGTTCACGGGAAATCTCCCCGAGCTTGCATCATGCAGTGAAGTTGCTGTTCTTGATTTGTCATGGAACGCCATGTCCGGCATATTGCCTCCAAGATTCGTGGCCATGGCGCCGGCCAATTTGACATACTTGAACATTGCCGGCAACAACTTCTCTGGGGACATCTCACGCTATGAATTTGGTGGGTGTGCCAACCTCACACTGCTTGATTGGTCATACAATAGACTAAGTAGCGTAGGGTTGCCACGGAGTCTTGCCAATTGTCATCGATTGGAGACACTTGACATGTCTGGGAACAAGTTTCTGTCTGGTCCGATACCAGTGTTCTTGGGAGAATTGCAAACATTGAGGCGACTCACACTAGCCGGCAATCAGTTCACTGGGGAAATACCGGATAAGCTTAGCATCTTGTGCAAGACGCTGGTCGAGCTAGACTTGTCAAGCAACCATCTGAGTGGCAGCTTGCCTGCAAGTTTTGGACAATGTGGGTTGCTCCAGGTGCTTGATCTTGGCAATAACCAGCTGTCTGGGGACTTCATCAATACTGTGATCATCAACATTTCATCTCTTCGTGTGCTGCGGCTGCCGTTCAACAATATCACAGGGGCAAACCCACTGCCTGTACTTGCTTCTAGGTGCCCTCTGCTTGAAGTTATTGATCTTGGGTCCAATGAGTTTGACGGCGAAATAATGCCAGATTTGTGCTTGTCATTGCCTTCACTACGGAAGCTTATCCTCCCAAACAATTACATTAATGGGAGAGTGCCACCATCCCTCGGCAACTGTGTCAATCTTGAGTCTATTGACCTTAGCTTCAACCTTCTAGTTGGTCAGATTCCACCAGAAATATTGTTTCTGCCAAAGCTCGTGGATTTGGTCATATGGGCAAACAATCTATCTGGTGAGATACCAGACAAATTCTGTTTCAATAGCACCACATTGGAGACATTGGTGATAAGCTACAACAGCTTCACTGGAAGCATCCCTCAGTCCATTACCAGGTGTGTGAATCTCATCTGGGTATCACTTGCTGGCAACCTCCTGGCTGAGAGTATACCCTCAGGATTCGGCAACCTCCAGAATCTGGCCATTCTGCAGCTTAACAATAATTCACTCTCTGGCAATGTCCCAGCAGAGCTTGGCAGCTGCAGCAACCTCATCTGGCTTGATCTCAACAGCAATGACTTAACTGGCACAATACCACCACAGCTAGCAGCACAGGCAGGTCTCATCACAGGAGCAATTGTCTCTGGCAAGCAGTTTGCGTTTCTCCGTAACGAGGCTGGCAACATCTGCCCTGGTGCTGGTGTTCTGTTTGAGTTCCTAGATATTCGGCCGGAGCGCCTGGCCAATTTCCCGGCGGTGCACTTGTGCTCCTCCACAAGGATATACACAGGGATGACTGTCTACACTTTCAGAAACAACGGGAGCATGATCTTTCTTGATCTTTCATACAACAGCTTGACTGGCACAATTCCGGCGAGCTTTGGGAACATGACATATCTCGAGGTTCTTAACTTGGGTCATAATGAACTTACTGGTACAATTCCAGATGCATTCACTGGGCTCAAGGGAATTGGTGCACTTGATCTCTCACACAACCACCTCACTGGTGTCATCCCTCCAGGGTTTGGGTATCTGCATTTCCTTGCAGATTTTGACGTCTCTAACAACAACCTGACTGGTGAAATCCCGACCTCAGGGCAACTCATCACATTTCCAGCATCCCGGTATGAGAACAACTCTGGCCTCTGTGGTGTACCCTTGAATCCTTGTGTACATAATACAGGCACAAGTGATCTGCCCCAAACTTATGGACATAGGAATATTACCCGACAAAGCGTATTCCTTGCGGTGACACTTTCAGTGCTCATACTGTTCTCCTTTCTGGTCATTCACTACAAGCTGTGGAGAacccataaaaataaaacaaaagaaatacaaGGTGGTTACACTGAGAACCTCCCAGGATCCAGCAAATCAAGCTGGAAGCTTTCTGGTATCGGTGAGCCATTGAGCATCAATATGGCCATATTTGAGAATCCATTGAGGAAGCTCacctttgccgatctacatgagGCCACAAATGGCTTTAGTTCAGAGACACTCATTGGGTCAGGAGGGTTTGGTGAGGTTTACAAGGCCAAACTCAAGGATGGCAATGTTGTGGCTGTGAAGAAGCTGATGCATTTCACAGGTCAGGGTGACCGGGAGTTCACTGCAGAGATGGAGACCATTGGCAAGATCAAGCATCGCAATCTTGTTCCATTGCTAGGATACTGCAAGATTGGTGATGAGCGACTCCTTGTGTATGAGTATATGAAGCATGGAAGCTTAGATTTTGTTCTACATGACAAGGCTGAGGCTAATGTGAATCTCAATTGGGCAGCAAGGAAAAAGATTGCGATCAGCTCAGCTAGGGGGCTAGCATTCCTCCACCACAGCTGTgttccacatatcatacaccgGGACATGAAGTCCAGCAACGTGCTGCTTGATGGCAACTTTGATGCCTATGTCTCAGACTTTGGAATGGCAAGACTCATGAATGCACTTGATTCACATCTCACTGTGAGCATGCTCTCAGGAACCCCTGGATATGTGCCACCTGAGTACTGTCAGGATTTCAGGTGCACAACGAAGGGTGATGTTTACAGCTATGGAGTTGTGCTTTTGGAGCTCCTCACAGGGAAAAAACCAATTGACCCAGCTGAATTTGGTGACAATAATCTTGTTGGATGGGTGAAGCAGATGATGGGGGAGGACAGATGCAGCGAAATATATGATCCTACATTGATGTCTACGACATCTGGAGAATTAGAGCTGTACCAGTATCTGAAGATTGCTTGCCGTTGCTTGGATGACCAGCCTATCTGCAGGCCTACCATGATCCAGGTCATGACATTGTTCAAAGAATTGCAGGTTGACTCGGGCAGCAATTTCCTCGATGATTTTTCACTCATTTCAACAAACATAGAGGAATCATCTGAAAAATCGCTGTAA